Proteins found in one Brachyspira murdochii DSM 12563 genomic segment:
- a CDS encoding uracil-DNA glycosylase, which translates to MNKIENYFLQHNKIKFSNVVFSQHNKKIILRNPKKAQQAVKKEEKNITNKGIELMKEIKNEDLKKIYNEVEKCMKCEALCNSRLNVVFGRGDEEPDIVFVGEAPGADEDKQGLPFVGRGGKLLDKWIEKMNINKEKYYIMNALKCRPPENRDPLPEEKANCRDFFVRQLQILNPKIICALGRHGFGNLIDFDLKTPFGKARNKVHYYSNNGKDVPVIATYHPAYILRNQKEEDKVISDLEFMLSELEKIRNK; encoded by the coding sequence TCTCAAATGTTGTATTCAGCCAGCATAATAAAAAAATAATATTAAGAAATCCAAAAAAAGCACAGCAAGCAGTAAAAAAAGAAGAAAAAAATATTACAAATAAAGGTATAGAATTGATGAAAGAAATAAAAAATGAAGATTTAAAAAAGATATACAACGAAGTAGAGAAATGTATGAAATGTGAGGCATTATGTAATAGCAGATTAAATGTAGTATTCGGACGCGGTGATGAGGAGCCTGATATAGTATTTGTGGGAGAGGCACCGGGAGCAGACGAGGATAAACAAGGACTTCCATTTGTAGGAAGAGGAGGAAAACTTCTTGACAAATGGATTGAAAAAATGAATATCAATAAAGAAAAATACTATATAATGAACGCTCTAAAATGCCGTCCGCCTGAAAACCGAGATCCTTTGCCTGAAGAAAAAGCTAATTGCAGAGACTTCTTTGTTCGTCAATTACAGATACTTAATCCTAAAATAATATGTGCATTAGGACGTCATGGATTTGGTAATTTAATAGATTTTGACTTAAAAACACCATTTGGAAAAGCTAGAAATAAAGTACATTACTACAGTAATAATGGAAAAGACGTACCTGTAATAGCAACTTATCACCCTGCTTATATATTAAGAAATCAAAAAGAAGAGGATAAAGTAATATCTGATTTAGAGTTTATGTTAAGCGAACTTGAAAAAATTAGAAATAAATAA